A single genomic interval of Streptomyces sp. NBC_00663 harbors:
- a CDS encoding glycoside hydrolase family 15 protein, translating to MRPYPPIADHGVIGDLQTAALVSSDGVIDWFCAPRFDSPSLFAALLDPDRGGHFAITVDGADVTTRQLYLADTAVLITRFLTPDGVGEVVDFMPVDRPETATDRHRLVRAMRVTRGRVRFSLACRPRFDYGRASHLLTLRDGAAHFAGPGIDAHLRTAGPVALERDGDDVRAVVELAQGQRAAVVLTVCAAGGEPPPPPTVDGILAEFEATRAFWYRWIRRSRYRGRWQETVHRSAITLKLLTYAPTGAPVAALTAGLPEQVGGERNWDYRYTWIRDASLSLRALFGLGFAEEAHAFRHWLGGRLREGRTVTGEPLQIMYRVDGDPHLTEETLDHLAGYRGSAPVRIGNGAADQLQLDIYGEAVHALARTDDLAHFMGYDGWRGLAGVLDWLAENWDRPDEGIWETRGGRQDFTYSRLMCWAAFDRGIRVATELARPADLTAWTTARDTILRQIMERGWNEGRKAFVQHYDTDVLDASLLLMPTVGFLTPRDPRWLSTLDAMDAELVSDSLVYRYDPAASPDGLRGSEGTFSLCSFLYVDALAHAGRHDQARYAFDKMLTYANHVGLFAEEIGPTGEQLGNFPQAFTHLALITAALALDEESDRAQR from the coding sequence ATGCGGCCCTATCCGCCCATCGCGGACCACGGAGTGATCGGCGACCTCCAGACCGCGGCACTCGTCTCCTCGGACGGTGTGATCGACTGGTTCTGCGCACCGAGATTCGACTCGCCGAGCCTCTTCGCGGCCCTCCTCGACCCCGACCGCGGCGGTCACTTCGCGATCACCGTGGACGGCGCGGACGTGACGACACGCCAGTTGTACCTGGCCGACACCGCGGTGCTCATCACCCGCTTCCTCACCCCCGACGGAGTCGGCGAGGTGGTCGACTTCATGCCCGTGGACCGCCCGGAAACGGCGACGGACCGCCACCGGCTGGTCAGGGCGATGCGGGTGACCCGTGGCCGGGTCCGCTTCTCCCTCGCCTGCCGTCCGCGCTTCGACTACGGCCGCGCATCCCACCTCCTCACCCTGCGGGACGGCGCGGCGCACTTTGCCGGTCCCGGCATCGACGCACATCTGCGGACGGCGGGACCGGTAGCGCTGGAGCGGGACGGCGACGACGTACGAGCCGTGGTGGAGCTGGCGCAGGGACAGCGGGCGGCCGTGGTACTCACGGTGTGCGCGGCGGGCGGCGAGCCGCCCCCGCCGCCGACGGTCGACGGGATCCTCGCCGAGTTCGAGGCGACCCGGGCCTTCTGGTACCGCTGGATCCGCCGCAGCCGCTACCGGGGCCGCTGGCAGGAGACCGTCCACAGATCCGCGATCACGCTCAAGCTGCTCACCTACGCCCCGACCGGCGCCCCCGTCGCCGCCCTCACGGCGGGCCTGCCCGAGCAGGTCGGCGGCGAACGCAACTGGGACTACCGCTACACCTGGATCCGGGACGCCTCCCTGTCCCTGCGCGCCCTCTTCGGCCTCGGCTTCGCCGAGGAGGCCCACGCCTTCCGGCACTGGCTCGGCGGGCGCCTGCGCGAGGGCCGAACCGTCACCGGCGAGCCGCTCCAGATCATGTACCGCGTCGACGGCGACCCCCACCTGACCGAGGAGACCCTCGACCATCTGGCGGGCTACCGCGGCTCCGCGCCCGTCCGTATCGGCAACGGAGCCGCCGACCAGCTCCAACTCGACATCTACGGCGAGGCGGTGCACGCCCTCGCCCGCACCGACGACCTCGCGCACTTCATGGGCTACGACGGGTGGAGGGGACTGGCCGGCGTGCTCGACTGGCTGGCGGAGAACTGGGACCGCCCGGACGAGGGCATCTGGGAGACCCGCGGCGGCCGCCAGGACTTCACCTACAGCCGTCTGATGTGCTGGGCCGCCTTCGACCGGGGCATCCGCGTCGCCACCGAACTCGCCCGGCCCGCCGACCTCACCGCCTGGACCACCGCCCGCGACACCATCCTCCGGCAGATCATGGAGCGCGGCTGGAACGAGGGCCGCAAGGCATTCGTCCAGCACTACGACACCGACGTCCTGGACGCCTCCCTGCTCCTCATGCCGACGGTCGGCTTCCTCACCCCACGCGATCCGCGCTGGCTGTCCACCCTCGACGCCATGGACGCCGAACTGGTCTCCGACAGCCTGGTCTACCGCTACGACCCCGCCGCCTCCCCGGACGGCCTGCGTGGCAGCGAGGGCACCTTCTCCCTGTGCAGCTTCCTCTACGTCGACGCCCTCGCCCACGCCGGCCGCCACGACCAGGCCCGCTATGCCTTCGACAAGATGCTGACCTACGCCAACCACGTGGGCCTGTTCGCCGAGGAGATCGGCCCCACGGGTGAACAACTGGGCAACTTCCCCCAGGCGTTCACCCATCTCGCCCTGATCACGGCGGCACTCGCCCTGGACGAGGAGTCCGACCGGGCGCAGCGCTGA
- a CDS encoding DNA alkylation repair protein, protein MAETTLEEVLAELARLEDPKARAVNERHGDDHGVNLGKLRALAKRLKTQQDLAERLWETSDSAARLLALLVCRPKAFGREELDAMLREAGAPKVHDWLVNYVVKKNRHAEELRLAWTADPDPVVASAGWALTTERVAKKPEGLDLAGLLDVIEAEMKGAPERQQWAMNHCLARIGIDHPAHRARAIAIGEHLEVLKDYPTPPGCTSPFAPVWINEMVRRQHGGASGA, encoded by the coding sequence GTGGCCGAGACCACGCTCGAAGAGGTGCTGGCCGAGCTGGCCCGGCTCGAGGACCCGAAGGCGCGCGCGGTGAACGAGCGGCACGGGGACGACCACGGTGTGAACCTCGGCAAGCTGCGGGCCCTCGCGAAGCGGCTCAAGACACAGCAGGATCTCGCCGAACGCCTCTGGGAGACGAGCGACAGCGCGGCGCGGCTGCTGGCGCTCCTCGTCTGCCGCCCCAAGGCGTTCGGACGCGAGGAGCTGGACGCCATGCTGCGCGAGGCCGGCGCACCCAAGGTGCACGACTGGCTCGTCAACTACGTCGTGAAGAAGAACCGGCACGCCGAGGAGCTGCGTCTGGCCTGGACCGCCGATCCGGACCCGGTGGTGGCGAGTGCCGGCTGGGCGCTGACCACGGAACGGGTGGCGAAGAAGCCCGAGGGGCTCGACCTGGCGGGGCTGCTCGACGTCATCGAGGCGGAGATGAAGGGCGCCCCGGAGCGTCAGCAGTGGGCGATGAACCACTGTCTGGCCCGGATCGGGATCGACCATCCCGCGCATCGGGCCCGTGCGATCGCCATCGGGGAGCATCTGGAAGTACTGAAGGACTATCCGACTCCCCCGGGCTGCACCTCGCCCTTCGCACCTGTCTGGATCAACGAGATGGTGCGCCGACAGCACGGCGGGGCATCAGGAGCCTGA
- a CDS encoding NtaA/DmoA family FMN-dependent monooxygenase (This protein belongs to a clade of FMN-dependent monooxygenases, within a broader family of flavin-dependent oxidoreductases, the luciferase-like monooxygenase (LMM) family, some of whose members use coenzyme F420 rather than FMN.) has protein sequence MTRTDPLDVPRPHAQLHLGVFFQGVNHWTIWSAPDSGSQIDPASFRKVAQTAERGLFDAFFLGEGLRLREVDGKIHDLDVAGRPDALTQLAALAAVTRRIGLVSTSNSTFNEPADLARRLSGLDLLSEGRAGWNVVTTDNAWTGANFRRGGYLDHADRYRRAEEFLTVARALWDGWADGAVAGTQGAPAWSAPGAVRQVRHRGPQFDVELAPPLPRSSQGHPVIFQAGDSGEGRDFAARNADVIFSAHGNDFDDALAFAQDIRTRLRAVGRPDDDLRILPGTEIIIGSTEEEAEEKKRWIRLQQVTPATALGIASLLWGIDLSDRDADGPLPAEDPVVAENDGSFGARRIADPRAVVAEWRAKAQAHGWSLRETVIALGPQRGHVGTPSALADKFAHFVRHGAIDGFNITPYLVPDGLDDIVDLLVPELQDRGVYRTEYTGTTLRGHLGLREPLTHRSAPDRRQAS, from the coding sequence ATGACCCGCACCGACCCCCTCGACGTCCCCCGGCCGCACGCCCAGCTCCACCTCGGGGTGTTCTTCCAGGGCGTCAACCACTGGACCATCTGGTCGGCCCCCGACAGCGGCTCCCAGATCGACCCCGCCTCCTTCCGCAAGGTCGCCCAAACCGCCGAACGCGGCCTGTTCGACGCCTTCTTCCTCGGCGAGGGGCTGCGGCTGCGCGAGGTCGACGGAAAGATCCACGACCTCGACGTCGCCGGACGCCCCGACGCCCTCACCCAACTCGCCGCGCTGGCCGCCGTGACCCGCCGCATCGGGCTGGTCTCCACCTCCAACTCCACCTTCAACGAACCCGCCGACCTCGCCCGTCGCCTCTCCGGTCTCGACCTGCTCTCCGAAGGCCGCGCCGGCTGGAACGTGGTGACCACCGACAACGCCTGGACCGGCGCCAACTTCCGCCGCGGCGGCTACCTCGACCACGCCGACCGATACCGGCGTGCCGAGGAGTTCCTGACCGTGGCCCGCGCCCTCTGGGACGGCTGGGCCGACGGAGCCGTCGCCGGAACACAGGGCGCGCCCGCCTGGTCGGCGCCCGGTGCCGTACGCCAAGTCCGCCACCGCGGCCCGCAGTTCGACGTCGAACTCGCCCCGCCCCTGCCGCGCAGCTCCCAGGGGCACCCGGTGATCTTCCAGGCCGGGGACTCCGGCGAGGGACGTGACTTCGCCGCCCGCAACGCCGACGTCATCTTCTCCGCGCACGGCAACGACTTCGACGACGCGCTGGCCTTCGCCCAGGACATCCGCACCCGGCTGCGTGCCGTCGGACGGCCCGACGACGATCTGCGGATCCTGCCCGGCACCGAGATCATCATCGGCTCGACCGAAGAGGAGGCCGAGGAGAAGAAGCGCTGGATCCGGCTCCAACAGGTCACCCCCGCCACGGCGTTGGGGATCGCCTCACTGCTGTGGGGCATCGACCTGTCCGACCGTGACGCCGACGGTCCGCTGCCCGCCGAGGACCCGGTCGTCGCCGAGAACGACGGTTCCTTCGGCGCACGGCGCATCGCCGACCCGCGGGCGGTCGTGGCCGAGTGGCGGGCGAAGGCTCAGGCGCACGGCTGGTCGCTGCGCGAGACCGTGATCGCTCTCGGGCCGCAGCGCGGGCACGTCGGCACGCCGTCCGCGCTGGCCGACAAGTTCGCCCACTTCGTACGGCACGGCGCGATCGACGGCTTCAACATCACGCCGTACCTCGTCCCCGACGGCCTCGACGACATCGTCGACCTGCTCGTACCGGAACTACAGGATCGCGGGGTCTACCGCACCGAGTACACCGGCACCACCCTGCGCGGCCACCTCGGCCTGCGCGAGCCCCTCACCCACCGGTCCGCCCCCGACCGGCGCCAGGCGAGCTGA
- a CDS encoding LLM class flavin-dependent oxidoreductase gives MSGPALHLAVELDGDGAHPAAWRRAAHSPDQLLTPRRVAQVAAVAENAGFTLITLDDGVLPPGAAPNPVGRIGAVERAAFVAASTSSIGIAPVVPLTYAEPFHVSSQLASLDHLSAGRAGWVVTEEEQPEAARAWGRPLVDGADARARESRDGVDVARALWDSWEDDAVIRSVATSRYLDRDRLHSIDFTGETYAVKGPAIVPRPPQGQLVVLGRPDRVPATQLDVALVAGRDLTAVSAAAADAGTPRVFAEVEVALDTADATAAARVADLEAHAPWLDRGRLRHIGSAGQLVALLGELSRHVDGVRLHPLVLDEDLPVLSRLVLPALSEQRLVARPLPGTSLRSTLGLKRPATRFAASAQPVQPVQPVQEDAR, from the coding sequence TTGTCCGGCCCTGCCCTGCACCTCGCCGTCGAGCTCGACGGCGACGGCGCCCATCCCGCGGCCTGGCGCCGCGCCGCCCACTCGCCCGACCAGTTGCTCACCCCGCGGCGCGTGGCCCAGGTCGCCGCCGTCGCGGAGAACGCCGGGTTCACCCTGATCACCCTCGACGACGGTGTACTGCCACCCGGGGCCGCGCCGAACCCGGTGGGCCGGATCGGCGCGGTGGAGCGGGCGGCCTTCGTCGCCGCGTCCACGAGCAGTATCGGGATCGCGCCCGTCGTGCCGCTCACCTATGCCGAACCCTTCCATGTCTCCAGCCAGTTGGCGTCCCTGGACCACCTCTCCGCGGGCCGCGCCGGGTGGGTGGTGACCGAGGAGGAGCAGCCCGAGGCGGCACGCGCCTGGGGACGCCCGCTCGTCGACGGTGCCGACGCACGGGCCCGGGAGTCCCGGGACGGGGTGGACGTGGCCCGGGCGCTGTGGGACTCGTGGGAGGACGACGCGGTCATCCGGTCCGTGGCCACCAGCCGCTACCTCGACCGCGACCGGCTCCACTCCATCGACTTCACCGGGGAGACGTACGCCGTCAAGGGCCCCGCGATCGTGCCGCGCCCGCCGCAGGGGCAGCTCGTCGTCCTGGGACGGCCGGACCGGGTGCCCGCCACGCAGCTCGACGTCGCTCTCGTCGCCGGCCGTGACCTGACGGCGGTGTCCGCCGCTGCCGCCGACGCCGGTACGCCCCGCGTCTTCGCCGAGGTGGAGGTGGCGCTCGACACCGCGGACGCCACCGCCGCCGCACGTGTCGCCGACCTGGAGGCGCATGCCCCGTGGCTCGACCGGGGACGGCTGCGACACATCGGCTCGGCCGGGCAACTGGTCGCCCTGCTCGGTGAGTTGAGCCGCCACGTGGACGGCGTACGGCTGCATCCACTGGTCCTGGACGAGGATCTGCCCGTCCTCTCCCGTCTCGTGCTGCCCGCCCTCTCCGAGCAGCGCCTCGTCGCCCGCCCGCTGCCGGGAACGTCCCTGCGCTCGACGCTGGGGCTGAAGCGCCCCGCCACCCGCTTCGCCGCATCGGCCCAGCCGGTCCAGCCGGTCCAGCCGGTCCAGGAGGACGCCCGATGA
- a CDS encoding DUF1684 domain-containing protein — MTIEATATDLQAFTESWLEWYRAQEARLAAPHGFLAITGLHWLNDRPQRFPDAPGAWHTGPEGVVVTLGEGEELVVDGTPVHGEHRFGVLPERGGVDAVWGDAVIEVAKRGGNDIVRPRHPDAELRTAFTGTPAYAPDPRWVVRGRYLPFDVPRPTTVGAAVEGLEHVYDAPGRIAFELEGRELSLTAFPGHAEGTLSVLFTDATSGVTTYAANRTLTVGPPAADGTVVLDFNRAANLPCAYTDLATCPLPPAENRLPVAIEAGLKIPRERGGV; from the coding sequence ATGACCATCGAGGCGACCGCCACCGACCTCCAGGCCTTCACCGAGAGCTGGCTGGAGTGGTACCGCGCCCAGGAGGCCCGGCTCGCCGCCCCGCACGGGTTCCTGGCCATCACCGGACTGCACTGGCTCAATGACCGGCCCCAGCGCTTCCCCGACGCACCCGGCGCCTGGCACACCGGCCCCGAAGGTGTCGTCGTCACCCTCGGCGAGGGCGAGGAACTGGTCGTCGACGGCACCCCGGTGCACGGCGAGCACCGCTTCGGCGTGCTGCCCGAGCGCGGCGGCGTCGACGCGGTGTGGGGCGACGCCGTCATCGAGGTCGCCAAGCGCGGCGGCAACGACATCGTCCGCCCCCGGCACCCGGACGCCGAACTGCGCACGGCCTTCACCGGCACCCCGGCCTACGCCCCCGACCCGCGCTGGGTCGTGCGGGGGCGCTACCTCCCCTTCGACGTGCCGCGTCCGACGACCGTGGGAGCCGCGGTGGAGGGCCTTGAGCACGTGTACGACGCCCCGGGCCGGATCGCGTTCGAGCTGGAGGGGCGTGAGCTGTCCCTGACCGCGTTCCCCGGGCATGCCGAGGGCACCCTGTCGGTGCTGTTCACCGACGCCACGTCCGGGGTCACCACCTACGCCGCCAACCGCACCCTGACCGTGGGGCCGCCCGCCGCCGACGGCACGGTGGTCCTGGACTTCAACCGGGCCGCCAACCTTCCCTGCGCCTACACGGACCTCGCCACCTGCCCGCTGCCGCCCGCCGAGAACCGCCTGCCGGTGGCGATCGAGGCGGGCCTGAAGATCCCGCGCGAGCGCGGCGGCGTCTGA
- a CDS encoding antibiotic biosynthesis monooxygenase family protein, with protein sequence MSDHPEAPVTPVAAHEPPYYLAVFSAVRTQDQSGFGETNARMEDLVRNIPGFLGMDHAQTPGGLGITVGYFRDPDALAQWRTHAEHRAAQQHGRAEWYENYTLHVAKVERSHGFVRADGPATE encoded by the coding sequence ATGAGCGATCACCCGGAAGCGCCTGTCACGCCCGTGGCGGCCCATGAACCCCCTTACTACCTGGCGGTCTTCAGCGCGGTGCGGACCCAGGACCAGAGCGGCTTCGGCGAGACCAACGCCCGCATGGAGGACCTGGTGCGGAACATCCCCGGCTTCCTGGGCATGGACCACGCGCAGACTCCCGGCGGACTGGGCATCACCGTCGGGTACTTCCGTGACCCCGACGCCCTCGCCCAGTGGCGCACCCACGCCGAGCACCGCGCGGCGCAGCAACACGGACGGGCCGAGTGGTACGAGAACTACACGCTGCATGTGGCGAAGGTGGAGCGGAGCCACGGGTTCGTGCGTGCGGACGGCCCTGCGACGGAGTGA
- a CDS encoding VOC family protein, producing MALRPVMVNVKALDAAEVGRFWAQALDWSAYGAGETTYVGPAGGLVWPDPVVLGIDVVPVPEPKSASKNRVHLDLATTSAAHQDELIARLKTLGATPADVGQGDVPWTVLADPEGNEFCVLEPREIYRDTGPVAAVVVDCADPRAMARFWGEATDWTVHEVADDHASLRSAKGTGPYLEFLRTPDPKTVPDRLHLDLLPYPGDDKAAEVARLRTLGAADLDVGQGDVPWTCLTDPEGHEFCVLAH from the coding sequence ATGGCGCTGCGACCTGTGATGGTGAACGTGAAGGCCCTCGACGCCGCGGAGGTCGGCCGGTTCTGGGCCCAGGCGCTCGACTGGAGCGCGTACGGCGCCGGAGAGACCACCTATGTCGGGCCCGCCGGGGGTCTCGTCTGGCCGGACCCGGTCGTCCTCGGTATCGACGTCGTCCCCGTCCCGGAACCCAAGTCGGCGTCGAAGAACCGTGTGCACCTCGATCTCGCCACCACCTCGGCCGCTCATCAGGACGAGCTCATCGCGCGTCTGAAGACGCTCGGCGCGACGCCCGCCGACGTGGGCCAGGGCGACGTGCCGTGGACGGTCCTCGCCGATCCGGAGGGCAACGAGTTCTGTGTGCTGGAGCCCCGGGAGATCTACCGGGACACCGGGCCGGTCGCCGCTGTCGTGGTCGACTGCGCGGATCCGCGGGCCATGGCCCGGTTCTGGGGCGAGGCGACGGACTGGACCGTGCACGAGGTGGCCGACGACCACGCCTCGTTGCGCTCCGCCAAGGGCACGGGCCCCTATCTGGAGTTCCTCCGCACACCCGACCCCAAGACCGTGCCGGACCGCCTCCATCTCGACCTGCTGCCGTACCCCGGCGACGACAAGGCCGCGGAGGTGGCCCGGCTGCGCACGCTCGGCGCCGCCGACCTCGACGTCGGCCAGGGCGACGTGCCGTGGACATGCCTGACCGACCCGGAGGGCCATGAGTTCTGCGTCCTCGCCCACTAG
- a CDS encoding DUF899 domain-containing protein has translation MTTAPDDPTTALPGRPPVVDMATWQKARDELLVREKAHTRQGDALAADRRRLPMVEFDGTVEVVGPRGPVPFLDLFEGRDELVVYKHMWYDGAPHQGQCEGCTTTAWHLRDAVYLNARGVSFAVLTTGPWEEVASYVEFMGYTQPWYSVRDLAAPVGDDMGHLTCFLRDGDRVFLTYSTTGRGNERVNGSLALLDMTPYGRGERWEDKPEGWPAGDNACWSWRSDADGNPTWGPTSRPVPQWTRPGATPVETLGRQGHCH, from the coding sequence ATGACGACCGCACCGGACGACCCGACCACCGCGCTGCCCGGCCGCCCGCCCGTCGTCGACATGGCGACCTGGCAGAAGGCCCGCGACGAACTCCTGGTCCGCGAGAAGGCCCACACCCGGCAGGGCGACGCCCTCGCCGCGGACCGCCGTCGGCTGCCGATGGTGGAGTTCGACGGAACCGTCGAGGTCGTGGGACCGCGGGGGCCGGTGCCGTTCCTCGACCTGTTCGAGGGGCGCGACGAACTCGTCGTGTACAAGCACATGTGGTACGACGGAGCGCCGCACCAGGGCCAGTGCGAGGGATGTACGACGACGGCCTGGCATCTGCGGGACGCCGTCTACCTCAACGCCCGCGGTGTGTCGTTCGCCGTGCTGACCACGGGGCCTTGGGAGGAGGTGGCCTCCTATGTGGAGTTCATGGGCTACACCCAGCCCTGGTACTCGGTGCGCGACCTGGCCGCCCCGGTCGGCGACGACATGGGCCACCTCACCTGCTTCCTGCGCGACGGCGACCGCGTCTTCCTCACGTACTCCACGACGGGCCGCGGCAACGAGCGGGTCAACGGCTCCCTCGCCCTGCTCGACATGACGCCCTACGGCCGCGGCGAGCGGTGGGAGGACAAGCCCGAGGGATGGCCGGCCGGGGACAACGCGTGCTGGTCCTGGCGTTCGGACGCGGACGGGAACCCCACCTGGGGCCCGACCAGCCGGCCCGTGCCCCAGTGGACCCGCCCCGGCGCGACCCCGGTGGAGACCCTCGGCCGCCAGGGCCACTGCCACTGA
- a CDS encoding phosphotransferase family protein, whose translation MRPLKHGYTNRTATDGTVVAKTYEGPGADLRLRGERLLLERLQGRLPVPPVRAADARTLTLGLMAGVPGQELLEEQPAAVLAGCGEMLRRIHATPPDVLAGDGGEAAAGGVLVHGDFGPQNVLLDPGTFAVTAVVDWEFAHVGDPVEDLAWCEWIVRMHHPHHRHHLPAFFRAYAAQVPPWPVRRRAMLDRCEALRRFCAREEPDGPGVRLWRERTTLTSGWRE comes from the coding sequence ATGCGCCCGCTCAAGCACGGCTACACCAACCGCACCGCCACCGATGGCACCGTCGTGGCGAAGACCTACGAAGGCCCGGGCGCCGACCTGCGGTTACGGGGCGAACGCCTGCTCCTGGAACGGCTTCAGGGCCGGTTGCCCGTGCCGCCTGTGCGGGCGGCCGACGCGCGGACCCTGACGCTCGGCCTCATGGCGGGCGTACCCGGCCAGGAACTCCTGGAGGAGCAGCCGGCGGCCGTGCTGGCGGGCTGCGGCGAGATGCTGCGCCGCATCCACGCGACTCCGCCGGACGTCCTGGCGGGTGACGGCGGCGAGGCGGCGGCGGGCGGGGTGCTGGTGCACGGTGACTTCGGTCCGCAGAACGTGCTGCTCGATCCCGGTACCTTCGCCGTCACCGCGGTGGTCGACTGGGAGTTCGCCCACGTCGGCGATCCGGTCGAGGATCTGGCGTGGTGCGAGTGGATCGTACGGATGCACCATCCGCACCACCGCCACCACCTCCCGGCGTTCTTCCGGGCCTACGCCGCCCAGGTGCCGCCCTGGCCGGTCCGCAGGCGCGCGATGCTGGACCGGTGCGAGGCGCTGCGCCGCTTCTGCGCACGCGAGGAGCCGGACGGCCCGGGGGTACGGCTGTGGCGCGAGCGCACCACACTGACCAGCGGCTGGCGGGAGTGA
- a CDS encoding TauD/TfdA dioxygenase family protein, translated as MSMLSERPSVTGQLPLTPLGPSFGAELHGLDLARLDDDQILALREALVTYKVLFVRDQQGLDDAAQIEFGRRLGEVTVGHPVHDSGDVAPEVYALDSQDNGFADVWHTDVTFVRRPPAISVLRAVVLPPTGGDTNWADSQLAYESLSPGLRAHIDTLTAVHDGSREFGYYLAQRRQGQGNLWEGEVFTALTPVEHPVVRVHPESGRKGLFVNPGFTSHLVGVSEHESRGLLDILYAHLTKPEHVVRHRWRAGDVALWDNRSTAHYANRDYGDQRRVMHRITLRGDTPRGPAAVSG; from the coding sequence GTGAGCATGCTCAGCGAACGACCGTCCGTGACCGGGCAGTTGCCCCTCACCCCGCTCGGCCCGAGCTTCGGTGCCGAGCTCCACGGCCTCGACCTCGCCCGCCTCGACGACGACCAGATCCTCGCCCTGCGCGAGGCGCTGGTGACGTACAAGGTGCTGTTCGTGCGCGACCAGCAGGGGCTGGACGACGCCGCGCAGATCGAGTTCGGCCGCCGGCTGGGCGAGGTCACCGTCGGGCATCCCGTGCACGACTCCGGTGACGTGGCTCCCGAGGTGTACGCGCTGGACAGCCAGGACAACGGGTTCGCCGACGTGTGGCACACGGACGTGACGTTCGTGCGGCGGCCCCCGGCGATCTCCGTGCTGCGGGCCGTGGTGCTGCCGCCGACCGGCGGCGACACCAACTGGGCGGACAGTCAGCTCGCCTACGAGTCCCTGTCGCCGGGGCTGCGGGCCCACATCGACACGCTGACCGCCGTCCACGACGGCAGCCGCGAGTTCGGCTACTACCTGGCCCAGCGCAGACAGGGGCAGGGCAATCTGTGGGAGGGCGAGGTGTTCACCGCGCTGACGCCGGTGGAGCATCCGGTGGTGCGGGTGCACCCCGAGAGCGGTCGCAAGGGCCTGTTCGTGAACCCCGGGTTCACCTCCCACCTCGTGGGCGTCTCGGAGCACGAGAGCCGCGGTCTGCTCGACATCCTGTACGCCCACCTCACCAAGCCGGAGCACGTCGTACGGCATCGCTGGCGGGCCGGTGACGTCGCGCTGTGGGACAACCGCAGCACGGCCCACTACGCCAATCGCGACTACGGGGACCAGCGCCGGGTGATGCACCGGATCACCTTGCGGGGCGACACTCCGCGAGGTCCGGCAGCCGTCTCGGGCTGA
- a CDS encoding alpha/beta hydrolase — MTFQVPYQSLPVDQSDVRYVHGPDSVVQPGVPAGETIAFDWHDSTVYPGTSRKFWVHVPARYDPAQPASLMVFQDGWWYLDPAGEVRGGIVLDNLVHSGDIPVTIGVFVDPGVFPDAERPKNRNTEYDAFDDRYAGFLLDEIIPEVTRRYTIAEDPDRWGICGGSSGGNCAFTAAWLRPDRFRRVIGYLSSFPQMPGGNPYPELIPGVPRRPLRIFLQAGHRDLRWNEPEGNWLAANLRVAAALAEAGYDFRLVLGDGGHSPNHGGVLLPDALRWLWRADH, encoded by the coding sequence GTGACGTTCCAGGTGCCCTACCAGTCGCTGCCGGTCGATCAGTCGGACGTCCGCTACGTCCACGGTCCCGACTCGGTGGTCCAGCCAGGCGTGCCGGCCGGCGAGACGATCGCGTTCGACTGGCACGACAGCACGGTCTACCCGGGCACGTCCCGGAAGTTCTGGGTGCATGTGCCCGCCCGGTACGACCCCGCGCAGCCCGCGTCGCTGATGGTGTTCCAGGACGGATGGTGGTACCTGGACCCCGCAGGAGAGGTCCGCGGTGGGATCGTCCTGGACAACCTCGTCCACAGCGGCGACATCCCGGTCACCATCGGCGTGTTCGTCGACCCCGGCGTCTTCCCCGACGCCGAACGTCCGAAGAACCGCAACACCGAGTACGACGCGTTCGACGACCGGTACGCCGGTTTCCTCCTGGACGAGATCATCCCGGAGGTGACGCGGCGCTACACCATCGCCGAGGACCCCGACCGGTGGGGCATCTGCGGCGGCAGCAGCGGCGGCAACTGCGCCTTCACCGCGGCCTGGCTGCGCCCGGACCGGTTCCGCCGTGTCATCGGCTACCTGTCCAGCTTCCCGCAGATGCCGGGCGGCAACCCCTACCCCGAACTGATCCCCGGCGTTCCGCGCAGACCGCTGCGCATCTTCCTCCAGGCGGGCCACCGCGACCTGCGCTGGAACGAGCCCGAGGGGAACTGGCTCGCCGCCAACCTGCGCGTGGCCGCCGCACTCGCGGAGGCGGGATACGACTTCCGCCTCGTCCTGGGCGACGGCGGCCACAGCCCCAACCACGGCGGAGTCCTGCTCCCCGATGCCCTGCGCTGGTTGTGGCGGGCGGACCACTGA